TGTTGCAAGCTATGAGAGTATTGTTCAAAGGTCATTCTATCATTAATGCGGCTATTTGAGTTGGTGCAGTACATTGAATGCGGAAATGATAGGTACTTTACCTAGatattttccttctttattgCTTGCACGTCTCTACTGCCTTCCACATTATTTTGTCTTTTGGTCCAAGTGGCCTGCTCAATGCTTCCCGAGAAATGCTCGCTTTTCAGACTCCTTGGGCAGTTAGCCTCTATTCTCAGGCTCTCATCTGTGTATTGGGTCAAAACTAATGAGGGAATGGGCATTTCCACCTCCTTGGGCGGGGCCCACAGAGCTCTATTTTGTACTTGGATCTCACCCCTCCCACAAAAATACTTACACGCAATTCTATAAGTTCAATgtagaattttattttccaagagtatacaaaattttgtatatttaacatacacaattaaaaaaaaagaatgtacactattatttatatacaatggacataatttttggaagaatgtatacaattttgtatattcaatggatatagtttttgaaataatttacacaattttatatattcaatataCATAATTTTCCAAAGAAgatacataattttatatatttaacatacacaatttttaatgaatgtacaaaattttatatattcaaggtacaaaacttttcaaagaatatacataattttgtatattcaaggtacacaatttttcaaaggATGTACACAATGTTGTGAGGACAATTTTATTCAGAAATTATCGAGAGTATAAGGTctgtatatttaatattcaaatcattaaagaatgtacacaattctTTATATTTCACGTATACAGTTATTTGATGTGTGGACATTTTACTTCATAGATTACTGAGAATGTAAAGCCCGTCCATTCAATATCTAAacctttaaaattttacataattaagTGTAttaaatgtacacaatttttcaagcATTATGTTTGATCAAATTGCCATAATGCTTAAAACTCGAGTTTAGTAAACTTGAGTCTCACTTGAGACTCAAAACTCGAGTTTGacaaactcaaatttcaaaaaaatgttacataaCAAAATAAGTTTGGTCAGAtacattttttctaaaattatgcTATTTGGCAAAATTAGATGTTATTCTTCCCTTTATTGCTAAGGGATCAATTTTGGACAATTGCCCTTAAGTTTGGATTAATGGCGTTGTTAGTTATGCCCTTATTTAATACTAGAAGGTCGTCTGTGACTTGTAAAGAGTCTTCTCGGCTTGTCCCAacaatttcaagttttcaactcCATgcatttgttttttgagaaaaatgtaTTTAAGAAGGTAATTCCGTTCGTAATGATAGTAACTTCATGCAACTCCCCGATTTATGAATGCCTTTAAAACAATTCTACAATTTTTGAAACCTTTCTGTACAATTAAGGGGACTGGTATTATTTTTTGCAGTGGAGGGCTTGggaattttttataaatttttggggCACTGTTCACCTTGGCTTAGGCGGTTGGGGGCCTTATTATGGTGGCTGAGAAATCAAGTAGTTTTCGAAAGCTTGATCCCTGATTCAAACAAAACTGCAGCCAAAGAAGATAggatatatatagaatatctCTCTGCTTGGGAATCTCTACTTCCTCCTGACTTTTCAAGTTGGTTCAGTTCAAGGCAAATTTTTATACTGCCATTAAACTTAGTATGGCCTCTGTTGCAGTGTAATTGTGCTGGAATGATTTAGGAGAGCTTGCTTTTGCTAATTCAAAACTTCTTCCCTCTACGGAACCTCTCTTTGCATAAGCTTAAGCTGCACTTTTGGTAATCTCTCTTGGGTGAAACGCAAACTTAATTCTGTAATCTTTGAAGGTGACACCAAACTGGTTGTAgatgccttaaaaaaaaatccccctgCCTCCTCTCATGGGTTACTGGACTCTTATGTTAAGGATTCCAAGTCTGCTGTGAATTCTTTTCTCTGTTGGGActtttcttttgtattattCCTTGTTAATTTTGTAGCACATAATTTAGCCCATTGGGCTGCTTTTTGTAATTTGGATGGACTCTTTGCCCCTCTTTTGGGTCTTTTGTTCTATAGACAGAGATGGGTTAGGAACCCAAGCCTTTTCTCTCCCCCTTCTTTGTAATAAATTATtctaactcattaaaaaaaatattataccatatcatatattatataataaaatttgggctTAAAAGTCGTAATTGTGCTAAGTGGCTACTctcactaattagtaaattaaaaatatatatatatttttaggatatatttcctcaattaagagataatatttaacaactgtataatttaggtaaaactttatcatttaaatttcaataaatttaaattctattcaaactaaactTAAATCCTACAAAACAACCCACatattctttcttaaaaaaaaattataaataaaaaaaaaccacgttTTTACTAagggataagatttaacaataatttaaaacaaatttaaattctatttaaaCTAAAAGTGTATTATCAaacatttctaaatttaaatctcACACAAcccatgtttttgttttttttttttttttttttctcaaattacATGATATGAcatcatattatatcatatcatatactataagAAGTTTAGCAAAAGTTTGCCTTGAACCAAAAGTAGCTACTCTCACTAATTAGTAAAGTTTGCAGTGAAAAACAAAGTTCTTAAAAACCTTGGTTGCGCCAAGTGGTTACTCTCACTAATTAGTAagttaattatataatttttgttaagaTATATTACCTCAATTAATGGATTATATTTAGCAACTgtttaatttaggtaaaactttatcatttaaattttaacaaatttaaattatattcaaattaaaagtttattataaaaaatttataaacttaaatcccacacaacctacatttttgtttttgtttttttgttttttcctcaaGTTTCATGATTTaactataatttaaaacaaaaacttattgttctttacttttgaatttgtttCCAGGATATTATGCCAAATGAAGTTTActataaagaagcaaaacaatGGACAACCATTTAAGTTCTTAATTCTCTtatgtaagtttttatttttatttttttatattctcaatttttgaactcTTTTGTGTTTGCTTTGATTTTCGATTTTGGTTGTTGTGTTTAATTTGTGAGtgtgttgattttttcaattaGACTATCACTAGGATAAAATTGGTATTGagaaactattttgtttattattttttgtgctaGTTAAGATATAGATTAAACATAACCCAAATAGGAATAATCAAACtcattttatatttcatattaagaaattaacacaaagtacaaagagaatttcaaaatattaaaatagataaacaccGATAAaatctaaactctaaacaatcagagcataaagtaatttttttattaaaattatttacttattttataatttattattattatttatttaataatttagttttaagtattttaaaattctagtaataaataaataaaaacatccCAATTAACTCGACATGCCCTCCTTATGGcagttctcttatttttttgcaaTCTTATCAAAGTTTATAAGAATTGGCATGTTGTTCAGGAAGCAGGAATGCCTTGGACAGCTGTCTTCAACAGTATGAAGAGAACGACAATTACAGAGCAGCCCATCTGGGACCTTAGTGGTTTTCCAAGGGGAGAAAAAACAGGCAGCCTATTGCTTTAATGGAAGCCGGAAACAGTTCATCAACAATTAACAGCCACTTTATACTAAAGTTTAATCCTCGTTGTTACCGAATAGTTTAGGAAATAGAAAATCATTATGACATCTACCGTCCAGATTTGGCTTGACACCTTTCAGCTATCCATACCAAAATTACCCAACTTTCCCTATGCAGTCTTGAATATTTAACCAAGCTACGCATCAGAAATTTCAGTTTATTATGAGCTCAATGTAAATCCTTAAGGAGCTTTTGACTACATTACAAGAACTTGAAAGAAAACGAGTTATATAAGACAACATTATTCTTACACTAACACTAATACTATAAATGAACCTTACCAGAAGAATGCTTTTCACTGAGTTTATGCACGAGCTATATGCATGAGTGGATACAAAACATTTCTTTTCTGAAGGGTATTATCCATGAGTGCATTCAGATCTCATAAGTACATTCACTGAGTTCACGTAGAAGGATTAAGCAAATTCACTCCATTTCTTAGTCAGGCCGCACTGCACAATCCCTGATTCTGTAGTAGGAGTGGGCATTGCAGGGACCCCATGACTGCTTAACTGCTTTTAATGTTTAACATATGCGAAAGATCAAAGCTTTCTAGGAACCCCACCACTGCTATAGTGTTTTTATGTATACAAACTATACGTATATGCAAGAGGGGATATGGAGTTCTGTTAGGATCTAACTTATCTTGGATGGGAAGTGGGAATTTCCAGAACTTTCAGCAATTGAAGCCCGAATGTCATTGAGACTAATTGATGGATCAGCAGAGAAAGTAGTATCCAAGTTGCGATTTTTGAGGATGCTACAATTTGTTTTCTGTTGCTGGTCAAACATCATTTTCAGCTGCTTCCcttgttcttcaatttttagCTGCAAATTTCGCTGAATCTGGCCCAGAAAAGTAATCAAGTGATAATGGTTTTACCATTAGCTGCCCGCAAATTCCAATGATAAATGGCATGCAACTCATTTGCAGATGTAAAAGCTGATGCAAGGTGTGAGGTCCTGTTTATAGTAAGCATGCATTTGTACATTCTCACGTATGTTCCCCACCTTGGCCTGGCCTGATTCCACGTGACTTGTGGGAGTTCAGAAGCCAGCAACCCAAGCCACATTGTTTCACCCAATGAAAGTTTCTAATTAAACTGCAGAGTGGTAATTCTATGAAAAGTTCTACTGGCATGTGATTTTGTTGTTATATTAGACAAGAATACTAAACTTCATTTTAAGATAATCAATTATTCAATAAAGAAAGCCTCACTATGTTTTGTATTTATCATTTTCCAGACAATAAATGGTTCAAGATAATGAAAAGTTGTTCAGAAATCGATAGGACATTGAGCATGAAATCACTTTCCACACTGGAGTAGAAAGAGCCGATGAAATACCTCTAATTGTTCATGAAGATGCCTCTGGACTTCTAACTGCAGTTGCAGTGCCTCTCTGAACTGCAAGCCACTGCCAGACAAAGTTCACAAGTTGGCGTAAGAATAGAGTTCTTATGCAAAAGTTAgtataaaacaataataaagagaaggggaaaaaaaactaaCACCAGGTTtgaaataataacaattttaagGGGAGAAATGTATCACTAGAATGACTAGGAGATGGAATTAAATTCATGAAGTTTACGTTTTCGCATCAAACAGAGGTAGGTTGTTCAAAATGTTTCTTTTCTCCGATTTTCCTGCAATAGAAAAGGATAGTCACATCAGATTACTATTAACTGGCTTGATTGAATCATTGTAATCTTATTGAGAGAAAAATTGCACGGTAGATTGATGAAAGGCACTTTCTGCATCATCAAACGAGAGAATTCAACAAAAACTTGCAGGAGACTAAAAGAATGTGTGAGTATGACAAATTTCCTTCTCATTAAGGCTAGGCATAACTAGAATTGCTCAATTCCTGTTGACAGCGTTAGTATCAGTATTACAACCAAGTTGTCAATAGTCAATACCATTGGTAAAGGAATTTAAGGTTCCTTATCGGATAAAGCAGGTGATTTGGTGTCCAATATTAAGCTATAATCAATTTACTTTTTTGTGGTCTTTttcaatttaacatatataGGCAAGCTTGACTCTTGTTAACCAtgttagagaattaaaaaactTTTGCCCCATTATCACATGTTCTTGCAAATGACATTTACTCATTGACAAAATGACATCAAAATTAGACATTAATTTGGATCAGAGCTAGGAAAATGATcaaacatatacacacacatagtACAATGGATTCTAAATGCCTGTTCGGACAGTACATCAAGATAATGTAATTCAATTGCAGTTTTTATGGAACCTAAAGACATGAGTACTTAAAGTGAATTGGGGAAGTAAAAAGTTACCATATTGAAAgagaattaatatatttaaatcttAAGATCACCTTAATTGGATTAAGGCTCCGTTTGGTTAACCCAAGTTTGCGTTTGTGTTTGCTTTGTTCTGcgtttttggccttttttttattttttttttaagtctagCGTCCCATGTACAGTGCAATCATGTCAATGAACAGTAAATTCATTAATGaacaataaccaaaatatatatatatattttttcagttttcaattttcagcaaaataagcggtatctaaatgCATACTAAGTATTTTCCAAAGaaagggggggtggggggggggagggggaagAAACgatacaaagacaacaaaatgcTTCATTGAAGAAAAAAGGACCTCATTTTGGAAGTTGAGAGAACAATTTATATTGATCTCATGCTATATGCTGTTAAAATAGTGGCATACTAGATGTTTTTACACACGGTAAATAATCTAACAGACCACACCTAATGAGTTTTAGTGCCCTTCGAAGGTGATATAGAATGTTCAGTTTTCTTGAATGGTGTTGGCCAGTTTCAGGGGTTTAACAATGCAAACTTGCATCTTATTTGACGTGAAGGCTCTTTTGTGATTACTAGTTCCCAGATAGTTATAtttaataataggaaaaaattgAAGTAGAATGAATCTCATGACAAATAACTGTAGAGTGCAAGGCATGAACATAACAATTCCATGTCATAAATAACTTCCAGGTGATTATAGTTTGGTGGTCGTTGGTCAACCTCCAAAGAGAGAAAGGAGACAATAATTATAATTCagtgtttaaattaattttagaaaatgaaaaaaagactCTTTTCACTGGAGGATCAAGAGCCTCTACGAATGCTTCCTTGTCTGATCTGAAACAAAATGGCCTGGCTATTATCGACATTATTCTGTAATGCCATGGCTATCTGAACTGGTTTGAATAAGGAGAATGATCATACTTGAGAGGATAGTGTTTTGTAATCTAATCTGTAAGTATCatcaaatctatatatataaataaataaataaaggaatctCCACTTTTTATATAGACCTCAAAACCAAGAGTGTAGGGACacttatatataattcaaaGCAAAACATAATCATTCCAACTTTCATGAATTATTAAGCTAGCTAAGAGCAGAggaatcaaacaaaataaaccacTTGAGAATAATACAATAATTGTAACAACGAATCACCTTCTGTTGAGTCTGGCATGTATTTTGCAATTCGGTATTTCTGTAAGGAAGATAAGAAAGGGGACAAGAAAATGAATCAGATTTGTGCAGAGAAAATTTGACAAGAAAAATAACAAGGTTACAAGCAACATCTAAGTACTTTTTAGAAAGCTTTAATACCTGCAGATGACTTTTCACATGAAAAATGGTCAAACCATCTGTTTCCATCAGCTTCAGTATTGCTTTGGGTGTTGCCTCTATTGTCGATCATTAGAGAAATTGTCAGAAAACAATGGTTTCTTTCTTATACTGATAAAGCTTGTGTCAAATTACTTACTCTCAGCACCCCCAAGGCGATTAACACACTCAACAAACTTCTCGTGAAGATCTTGAGTCCACCTTATTCGTGTTTTACTTGAGAGTACTGCCCCGGTTGAAGCAGAATTGCCAGAAGTAACAGATACACTTTCTCTTGGAGAGTGCTTCTCTTGCTGAGAGGAGAAATTCAGCCGCCCAAGTGGAGAATTATATGAATTACAATTAGCCTGTCCAAAAATAACTAGCCATAATCAGAACGATTTTTATTCCTAAGGAGTGATACCAATCTTGAATTTTTGCACATAAACAATTCAAAGTATATAAATTCTAGATTAGGATGTGCATACCATATGGTCCTGAATTTCCTGATTGCCTTtaaaaggaatcaaaagatGCCTCCTGCCATAATTAGTATCATCACCCAGCAACTTATTTTGTTCATGTGGAAGAAGTTTACATGCTGGTGAATTGCTACATGAAATTTTATAGGAATTTTCAGATGATCCACAGTATTGATTGCTAGAGAATTGAGATTTCACTATTGCCTGCAAGGTGTTTCTCAAATTAAAGTTGGGTTCAGCTGGGTTTGCTGTATCAATGGAATAGTCCTCCCCAACAGATTGATATGCAGGGAGCTGTGAATCATAAGACCTGGAAAACTGGGAGTTCATAGAGGGATTACCAACTTCACCCTCATACTGTGGAAATCCCATGCAGCGTTCGGTTGCATAAAAAGCAGAAGCTGGTGATTCAAAGCGACTCATAATGGTGGTTGATGGCTTAGCAGGCCCAATATATTGCGCTTGTGATCCTCCCTCCATGTTCAGTGGCTGAAAACAAGTTCCCATGTGCCAAGGCTGTTTGTATTCAAGAAACTCGGAAGATTGATTACCAAATTCAGAACTACAATCATTGATCACTCCATTGCTCTGATTAACTTGTTCTCTGCAATCTATCTTATGAGTGTTCATCTACAGATTATCAAACCTGTAACCCAATAATCCTGACTAGATTGCGCAAAGCTGATTTCTGCTCAAAATTCCTATTTAACATCTAAAACTACATCAAATTTCATTCCTTTTATGTCCTAGTCGGCACAAGCCACGTCAATATgcacaaaatggaaaaaaagaagatgcagatctgatgGATAAACAACAACAATGTTGAATTCTGATATGT
The DNA window shown above is from Quercus lobata isolate SW786 chromosome 7, ValleyOak3.0 Primary Assembly, whole genome shotgun sequence and carries:
- the LOC115952434 gene encoding myb family transcription factor PHL5-like — protein: MNTHKIDCREQVNQSNGVINDCSSEFGNQSSEFLEYKQPWHMGTCFQPLNMEGGSQAQYIGPAKPSTTIMSRFESPASAFYATERCMGFPQYEGEVGNPSMNSQFSRSYDSQLPAYQSVGEDYSIDTANPAEPNFNLRNTLQAIVKSQFSSNQYCGSSENSYKISCSNSPACKLLPHEQNKLLGDDTNYGRRHLLIPFKGNQEIQDHMANCNSYNSPLGRLNFSSQQEKHSPRESVSVTSGNSASTGAVLSSKTRIRWTQDLHEKFVECVNRLGGAEKATPKAILKLMETDGLTIFHVKSHLQKYRIAKYMPDSTEGKSEKRNILNNLPLFDAKTGLQFREALQLQLEVQRHLHEQLEIQRNLQLKIEEQGKQLKMMFDQQQKTNCSILKNRNLDTTFSADPSISLNDIRASIAESSGNSHFPSKIS